In one Falsibacillus albus genomic region, the following are encoded:
- a CDS encoding molybdopterin-dependent oxidoreductase, which yields MNYKLFFQRNLNFGKRLIRLHHSNAILFLVLTLTGFILFSTTFRSVFPAIRVMIRDVHIWIGVVLCLPFLFYLPKMVKHLNTLKKRKNNRINLYLVLTILILLIVSGFLLTFHRDFAPQVSTGALFIHDFSTWFGVPYVIYHSITRSKWFKKLGKPAAPKRTLDDPIVIDDHNPIYTRRSFLKAVSASAIVIVFLPFIARWFRSYLPASGGTGAVIGEGNKLKPLPTPNAKSAPPIGGGRRGQFRYYTVTEVPKLNNDNFSFTIDGLVKKQNVYKWDEFVKLSRDVQVSDFHCVTGWSVYDITWEGIPLKKLLQQAGIQKGAKYVKFYSADGVYTDTLSMKQAMMDDIMVAVLMDGQLISQKNGGPVRLIVPKMYAYKSVKWLNRIEVISHNHTGYWEQRGYSKDAWVKS from the coding sequence GTGAATTATAAACTCTTTTTTCAACGGAATTTGAACTTTGGAAAAAGGTTGATCAGGCTGCATCATTCCAATGCAATTCTCTTTCTTGTTTTAACCCTCACAGGATTTATCCTGTTTTCGACTACATTCCGTTCAGTCTTTCCGGCCATAAGGGTCATGATCCGGGATGTCCATATTTGGATTGGAGTGGTCCTTTGTTTGCCATTTTTGTTTTATTTGCCTAAGATGGTCAAGCATTTAAATACGCTGAAAAAAAGAAAAAACAACCGCATTAATTTATATTTAGTTTTAACGATCTTGATCCTGTTGATCGTTTCAGGATTCCTATTGACCTTTCACCGCGATTTTGCCCCTCAAGTCAGTACGGGGGCGCTGTTCATCCACGATTTTTCCACATGGTTCGGGGTTCCGTATGTCATTTATCACAGCATCACTCGGAGCAAGTGGTTCAAAAAGCTTGGCAAGCCAGCTGCTCCGAAGAGGACGCTTGATGATCCGATCGTGATTGATGACCACAACCCGATCTATACTCGCCGTTCCTTCTTGAAGGCTGTGAGTGCCAGCGCGATCGTCATTGTCTTTTTGCCTTTCATAGCCAGATGGTTTCGTTCGTATTTGCCGGCATCAGGTGGGACAGGAGCAGTCATCGGGGAGGGGAACAAGCTTAAGCCGCTCCCGACACCTAATGCGAAGTCCGCTCCTCCCATCGGCGGGGGAAGGCGTGGACAGTTCCGCTATTATACGGTTACAGAAGTGCCGAAGCTGAACAATGACAATTTCAGCTTTACAATCGATGGGCTGGTCAAGAAACAGAATGTGTATAAATGGGATGAGTTCGTTAAATTGAGTCGAGATGTCCAAGTGAGCGACTTCCATTGTGTTACTGGCTGGAGCGTATATGACATCACGTGGGAAGGAATACCGTTAAAGAAGCTCCTTCAGCAGGCAGGGATTCAAAAAGGGGCAAAATATGTGAAGTTCTACTCTGCTGACGGGGTATACACGGATACTTTATCGATGAAGCAGGCGATGATGGACGACATCATGGTGGCTGTCTTGATGGACGGGCAGCTGATCAGCCAAAAAAATGGAGGTCCTGTTCGCCTCATCGTCCCAAAGATGTATGCGTATAAATCGGTTAAGTGGCTGAATCGAATCGAAGTAATCTCCCACAATCACACTGGCTATTGGGAGCAGAGGGGCTATTCCAAAGACGCATGGGTCAAATCTTGA
- a CDS encoding methionine biosynthesis PLP-dependent protein, whose protein sequence is MAKHIQTLLAQAGNHSDAATGAVSAPLHFSTAYQHNGLGQSTGFDYTRTGNPTRSVLEKTLAQLEGGHSAFAFASGMAAIQAVLSLFSTGDELIVSYDLYGGSYRLFAAYEQQYKLKFHYVDTTCPEAISEKINAQTKALFIETPTNPLMNETSIVSVAQLANEQDLLLIVDNTFYTPLLQRPIEEGADLVIHSATKYLGGHNDVLAGVVVAKEQELGEKIGSYQNGAGAVLSPFDCWLVLRGLKTLHVRMRAHEENAGKVSAFLSEHECVTDVIYPGKGGMLSFRLAREEWVAPFLEKIRVIKFAESLGGVESFITYPATQTHADIPEEIRVENGVCGRLLRFSVGIEHIDDIIGDLEKVLTKLKREAIVHE, encoded by the coding sequence ATGGCGAAACATATTCAAACACTGCTTGCCCAAGCTGGAAATCATAGTGATGCAGCAACGGGGGCAGTCAGTGCGCCCCTTCACTTTTCAACTGCCTATCAGCACAATGGACTTGGCCAATCGACAGGATTTGATTATACACGGACAGGAAACCCGACAAGATCGGTGCTGGAAAAAACATTAGCCCAATTGGAGGGAGGGCATTCCGCTTTTGCATTTGCATCCGGGATGGCAGCGATCCAAGCTGTCCTCTCCTTATTTTCGACAGGGGATGAGTTGATTGTCTCTTATGATTTATACGGGGGCAGCTATCGGCTGTTTGCTGCCTATGAGCAGCAATATAAGCTTAAATTTCATTATGTCGATACCACTTGTCCTGAAGCCATTTCAGAAAAAATAAACGCTCAAACAAAAGCTCTTTTCATTGAAACACCGACGAACCCCTTGATGAATGAAACGAGTATTGTGAGTGTTGCACAGCTTGCCAATGAGCAAGACTTGCTCCTCATCGTCGATAATACCTTTTATACACCGCTCCTCCAGCGCCCCATCGAAGAGGGTGCGGATCTAGTCATCCACAGTGCCACGAAATATTTGGGCGGCCACAATGATGTCCTTGCCGGAGTGGTGGTGGCGAAAGAGCAGGAGCTGGGGGAGAAGATCGGCAGTTATCAAAATGGAGCGGGAGCGGTATTGTCCCCATTCGATTGTTGGCTCGTTCTACGCGGATTGAAAACATTGCACGTCAGGATGAGGGCTCATGAAGAGAATGCAGGAAAGGTGTCAGCCTTTTTATCGGAACATGAATGTGTAACGGATGTGATTTATCCAGGAAAGGGAGGGATGCTCTCATTTCGTTTGGCAAGGGAGGAATGGGTCGCTCCTTTTCTAGAAAAGATCCGGGTGATTAAATTCGCAGAAAGCCTTGGAGGCGTTGAGAGTTTCATTACTTATCCAGCCACCCAGACGCATGCTGACATACCGGAAGAAATCAGAGTTGAAAATGGGGTGTGCGGCAGGCTGCTGAGGTTTTCAGTCGGGATCGAGCACATAGATGATATTATTGGAGATCTTGAGAAGGTGCTGACGAAATTGAAGAGGGAGGCGATTGTTCATGAGTAA
- the metC gene encoding cystathionine beta-lyase gives MSKDKFTFQTNIIHNAQSVDRQTGAVSVPIHHATTFHQDDFDQFGKYDYSRSGNPTREALEEAIANLEEGVKGFAFSSGMAAISTAFMTLSKGDHVLVSEDVYGGTYRMITEVLSRFGIDHSFVDMTDLHQVATNIRSNTKVIYMETPSNPLLKITDIEAVVKLAKANGCWTFLDNTFMTPLLQKPLKLGVDLVLHSATKFLAGHSDVLAGLAIAGNEAIAEKIGFLQNSFGAVLGVQDCWLLMRGIKTLHVRLKESSESAYKIARFLENNRHVEQVNYPGFSYHPGFETQVRQAEGPGAVLSFRLKGEEEVRTLLEHVKIPVFAVSLGAVESILSYPAKMSHASMPPAEREKRGITDGLLRLSVGLENPEDLIKDLGDGLAKIKEVREYHDKAAGSI, from the coding sequence ATGAGTAAAGACAAATTCACTTTTCAAACGAACATCATCCACAATGCTCAAAGTGTTGACCGCCAGACCGGGGCTGTGAGCGTACCGATTCATCATGCAACCACCTTTCATCAAGATGACTTTGATCAATTCGGCAAATATGACTATAGCCGTTCGGGAAATCCAACGAGGGAAGCGCTCGAAGAGGCCATTGCCAATTTGGAGGAAGGCGTGAAAGGATTCGCATTCTCATCCGGAATGGCTGCCATTTCGACAGCATTTATGACGTTGTCAAAAGGAGATCATGTACTGGTTTCCGAGGATGTTTACGGAGGGACATACCGGATGATCACCGAAGTTCTCTCGCGCTTCGGCATCGACCATTCGTTCGTGGATATGACCGACCTTCATCAAGTGGCCACGAATATTAGAAGTAATACAAAAGTCATATATATGGAAACCCCTTCGAATCCGCTTTTGAAAATCACGGATATTGAAGCGGTCGTCAAGCTGGCGAAGGCAAACGGATGCTGGACTTTTTTAGACAATACGTTCATGACACCGCTGCTGCAGAAGCCATTAAAGCTGGGAGTCGATCTTGTTCTCCACAGTGCGACGAAATTCCTGGCAGGCCACAGCGACGTCCTGGCTGGACTTGCGATAGCAGGAAATGAAGCGATTGCTGAAAAAATCGGCTTTTTGCAAAACTCTTTCGGTGCCGTATTAGGTGTGCAGGACTGCTGGCTGCTCATGAGGGGAATCAAAACCCTCCATGTCAGGTTGAAGGAATCATCTGAATCTGCATACAAAATTGCACGATTCCTTGAAAATAATCGACATGTCGAACAAGTGAACTATCCCGGCTTTTCCTATCATCCTGGCTTTGAGACCCAAGTGCGGCAAGCGGAAGGCCCGGGGGCAGTCCTTTCTTTCCGTTTAAAAGGAGAGGAGGAGGTCAGGACGCTGCTGGAGCATGTGAAAATTCCGGTATTCGCTGTCAGCCTTGGCGCAGTGGAGTCCATTTTATCCTATCCGGCAAAAATGTCCCATGCTTCCATGCCGCCAGCTGAAAGGGAGAAGAGGGGAATCACAGATGGACTTCTTAGGCTGTCGGTCGGCCTTGAAAATCCAGAAGATCTGATAAAAGACCTTGGTGACGGATTAGCCAAGATAAAGGAAGTCCGAGAATATCACGATAAAGCAGCCGGAAGCATTTGA
- a CDS encoding bifunctional homocysteine S-methyltransferase/methylenetetrahydrofolate reductase, translating into MKPFLEALEERILIADGAMGTLLYSYGVDRCFEELNLSHPNEVLKVHKDYLDAGAEIIQTNTYGANYEKLSRYGLEESVKDINTKAVQLAKEAVDGRAYVLGTIGGIRGINQSLSLEEIKRNFREQLYCLLLEGVDGLLFETFYDLEELKTVVKIAKKEAGLPVVAQVSVHEPGVLQDGTKVRDALKQLELAGADVVGVNCRLGPYHMIQTLAEVPIPANAYLSVYPNASLPNYEEGRFYYSAEPEYFGKMSNELRLQGARIIGGCCGTTPDHIRSVAKHLTDRSPILTKEVKVKKEVELQPITSRSTPLHEKVKNERTVIVELDPPKHLDTSLFFEGVKALGESGIDALTLADNPLASPRISNGAIAAIAKERYEVNPLVHITCRDRNLIGLQSHLMGLHTLGVHDILAITGDPAKIGDFPGAASVYDLSSIELIKLIKQNNEGISFSGKSLRERTQFSVGAAFNPNFRHLDASIKRLERKVHAGADYFISQPIYGEEQLQQIYEGTRHLNAPIFIGIMPLTSARNAEFLHHEVPGITIPESTRRRMEFAGSDPMKARKEGMDIARSLIDTALALFNGIYLITPFTRYDMSIELVEYIKAQTNEERKVSHGQHII; encoded by the coding sequence ATGAAGCCATTTTTGGAAGCGCTGGAAGAAAGGATCCTGATCGCGGATGGAGCCATGGGGACACTCCTATACTCCTATGGTGTCGACAGATGTTTCGAAGAACTGAATCTTTCCCATCCAAACGAAGTCCTGAAAGTGCACAAGGACTATCTGGATGCAGGGGCTGAAATCATTCAGACGAACACGTATGGGGCGAATTATGAAAAATTGTCGCGCTATGGATTGGAGGAATCGGTAAAGGATATCAATACAAAAGCTGTTCAGCTGGCGAAAGAAGCAGTTGATGGTCGGGCATATGTGCTTGGAACGATCGGTGGGATCCGGGGGATCAATCAAAGCCTATCCTTGGAGGAAATTAAGCGGAATTTCAGGGAGCAGTTATATTGTTTGCTGCTAGAAGGTGTGGACGGGTTGCTCTTTGAAACGTTTTATGATTTGGAAGAGCTGAAGACCGTAGTCAAAATTGCCAAGAAGGAAGCAGGCTTGCCGGTTGTTGCACAAGTTTCCGTTCATGAACCTGGGGTGCTTCAAGATGGTACGAAGGTTCGTGACGCATTGAAACAGCTTGAATTGGCCGGAGCTGATGTCGTCGGAGTGAACTGCCGCTTGGGTCCATATCATATGATCCAGACATTAGCAGAGGTCCCGATACCTGCGAATGCTTATTTATCTGTATATCCTAATGCCAGTTTGCCGAATTACGAAGAAGGAAGGTTTTATTATTCTGCGGAACCCGAATATTTCGGGAAGATGTCGAATGAGCTGCGATTGCAGGGTGCAAGGATTATCGGAGGCTGCTGCGGGACAACACCGGATCATATCCGCTCCGTCGCTAAACATTTAACAGATCGGAGTCCGATTTTAACGAAAGAGGTAAAGGTGAAAAAAGAGGTGGAGCTACAGCCGATCACATCCCGCTCAACACCTTTGCACGAAAAAGTGAAGAATGAGAGGACCGTCATCGTTGAATTGGATCCACCAAAACATCTGGATACCTCTTTGTTTTTTGAAGGGGTCAAAGCACTGGGGGAAAGCGGGATCGATGCCTTGACCTTGGCAGATAACCCCCTTGCGTCACCGCGCATCAGCAACGGGGCCATTGCTGCCATTGCAAAAGAACGCTATGAGGTCAATCCTCTGGTCCATATTACGTGCCGGGACCGGAATCTGATCGGGCTGCAATCCCATTTGATGGGACTTCATACGTTAGGCGTACACGATATATTGGCGATTACAGGTGATCCAGCCAAGATTGGTGATTTCCCTGGTGCTGCTTCTGTTTATGATTTGTCCTCCATCGAACTGATCAAGCTGATCAAGCAAAATAACGAGGGAATCTCATTTTCAGGAAAGTCGCTAAGGGAACGAACCCAATTCTCTGTAGGTGCGGCATTTAATCCGAACTTCCGCCACTTGGATGCATCGATTAAGCGGTTGGAGAGGAAAGTCCATGCCGGTGCGGACTATTTCATATCCCAACCTATCTATGGAGAGGAACAGCTTCAGCAGATTTATGAAGGGACGAGGCATCTGAATGCGCCGATTTTCATCGGGATCATGCCGCTGACAAGCGCAAGGAATGCGGAATTCCTTCATCATGAAGTACCTGGAATCACCATTCCTGAAAGTACGCGGAGACGGATGGAGTTTGCCGGAAGCGATCCAATGAAAGCTAGGAAAGAAGGAATGGATATTGCCCGTTCTTTGATTGATACAGCATTGGCATTATTTAACGGCATTTATTTAATCACGCCTTTTACACGCTATGATATGAGCATTGAGCTCGTTGAATATATAAAAGCACAGACGAATGAAGAAAGGAAGGTTTCCCATGGCCAGCACATTATTTGA
- the metH gene encoding methionine synthase has protein sequence MASTLFEEQLKKRILVLDGAMGTMLQQADLTAEDFGGEEYDGCNEYLVLTAPEVIKGIHLAYLDAGADIIETNTFGGTPIVLNEYDLGHHAFEINQKAAQIAKEAVGERATSDRPRFVAGSMGPTTKTLSVTGGATFDELVDNYRIQAEGLITGGADLLLIETAQDALNVKAANLGIQAAFEKTDKKLPIILSGTIEPMGTTLAGQNIEAFYLSLEHLDPVVVGLNCATGPEFMRDHLRTLSQLATTYTSCYPNAGLPDEEGNYHETPHSLAVKIKGFAEKGWLNLVGGCCGTTPDHIRAIAEAVEGLEPRLPNPSHSHAVSGIEPFIYDDPSKRPILVGERTNVIGSRKFKRLIAEGKIEEASEIARAQVKNGAQVIDICLADPDRDEIEDMNHFIKQVVNKVKVPLVIDTTDEEVLAVALKYTQGKVIINSINLEDGEERFEKTARLIKRYGAAVVVGTIDEVGMAVTAERKLEVARRSYQLLTEKYLIPGEDIIFDPLVFPVGTGDEQYIGSAEATIEGIRMIKAEMPECPTILGISNVSFGLPPVGREILNAVFLYHCTKAGLDYAIVNTEKLERFASIPEAEVKQADSLLFETTDETLASFTEFYRGKKKEKKIPVNTMTLEERLAHYVVEGTKEGLIPDLEKALEQYDTPLSIINGPLMDGMSEVGRLFNDNQLIVAEVLQSAEVMKAAVAHLEPHMEQNDATASKGKVILATVKGDVHDIGKNLVDIILSNNGYNVVDLGIKVTPSDLIQAIRVEKPDIIGLSGLLVKSAQQMVITAQDLKQSNIDVPLIVGGAALTRKFTSGKIAREYEGLVLYAKDAMDGLSIMNSVQDKDKRKQLGEELKAKQAQLESYDRAPAKQEEQSAVAVKVKSDVSTGVEVMVPPDFDPHIIKEYTVSHVEPYINMQMLLGHHLGIKGKVSRLLEEGDQRTLEFKEVVDDLLLKAKMDGLIQTSALYQFFPAQSDGEDVLIYDPNNEGEILERFTFPRQKKSPYLCLADYLKSTDSGVMDYVGFFSVTAGHKIREWAKQLKESGRYLESHVLQALALETAEGLAERVHEMMRSRWGFPDPTDFTMRDRFMTKYRGQRFSFGYPACPDLDDQKKLFKLIQPEKIGIELTDDCMMEPEASVTAMVFAHPEAKYFNVL, from the coding sequence ATGGCCAGCACATTATTTGAAGAACAGCTAAAGAAAAGGATCCTCGTACTCGATGGGGCGATGGGAACGATGCTTCAGCAAGCCGATCTAACCGCTGAGGATTTCGGCGGGGAAGAATATGATGGATGCAACGAATACCTTGTGTTGACCGCACCAGAAGTGATCAAAGGCATCCACCTCGCCTATTTGGATGCCGGTGCCGATATTATTGAAACGAATACCTTTGGAGGCACACCCATTGTTTTGAATGAGTATGACCTTGGTCATCATGCTTTCGAGATCAATCAAAAGGCTGCACAAATCGCGAAAGAGGCGGTTGGCGAACGAGCTACATCAGATCGTCCCCGTTTCGTTGCGGGCTCGATGGGGCCAACGACAAAGACGCTTTCCGTTACAGGTGGAGCCACTTTCGATGAATTGGTCGATAATTACCGTATCCAAGCGGAAGGGTTGATTACCGGTGGTGCCGATTTGCTGTTGATTGAGACGGCGCAGGACGCCCTCAATGTCAAAGCTGCCAATCTTGGAATCCAAGCCGCATTTGAAAAGACGGATAAAAAGCTGCCGATCATCCTTTCAGGGACGATCGAACCGATGGGAACGACTTTGGCAGGTCAGAACATCGAGGCTTTTTATTTATCACTCGAGCATTTGGATCCTGTTGTGGTGGGGCTGAATTGTGCAACCGGACCTGAGTTCATGCGTGATCATCTCCGGACGCTTTCCCAGCTGGCCACGACCTATACGAGCTGCTACCCCAACGCAGGGTTGCCGGATGAAGAAGGGAACTACCATGAAACGCCTCATTCCCTTGCGGTGAAAATCAAAGGATTTGCAGAAAAAGGCTGGCTGAACCTGGTGGGTGGCTGCTGCGGAACGACGCCTGATCATATTCGTGCCATTGCCGAGGCAGTTGAAGGGCTCGAGCCCAGGCTGCCAAATCCCTCGCATTCCCATGCTGTATCCGGCATCGAACCATTTATTTATGATGACCCATCGAAACGCCCGATTCTCGTCGGAGAGCGGACTAATGTCATTGGGTCAAGAAAGTTCAAGCGTTTGATCGCTGAAGGGAAAATTGAAGAAGCATCTGAAATAGCGCGTGCACAGGTAAAGAATGGCGCACAGGTCATCGATATTTGCCTGGCAGATCCAGACCGGGACGAAATTGAGGACATGAACCATTTCATCAAGCAGGTGGTCAATAAAGTTAAAGTACCGCTTGTGATCGATACAACGGATGAAGAAGTGTTGGCTGTTGCTTTGAAGTATACCCAAGGGAAGGTCATTATCAATTCCATCAACCTAGAGGATGGAGAAGAGCGATTTGAAAAGACGGCTCGTTTAATCAAGCGATATGGTGCTGCTGTCGTTGTCGGGACCATCGATGAAGTAGGGATGGCTGTAACAGCCGAAAGGAAGCTGGAGGTCGCCAGAAGGTCGTATCAACTGTTGACGGAAAAATATCTTATCCCTGGTGAAGATATTATTTTTGATCCATTGGTATTTCCTGTTGGAACAGGGGATGAACAATACATCGGATCGGCAGAAGCCACCATCGAGGGAATCCGGATGATCAAGGCGGAAATGCCGGAATGTCCGACCATATTAGGCATCAGCAATGTATCATTCGGTTTGCCGCCTGTCGGACGAGAGATCTTGAACGCCGTCTTTCTATATCATTGCACGAAGGCAGGGTTGGATTATGCAATCGTCAATACAGAGAAGCTTGAACGGTTTGCTTCCATTCCTGAGGCAGAAGTAAAGCAGGCAGATTCCCTTTTGTTTGAAACAACAGATGAAACACTTGCGTCGTTCACTGAATTTTATCGGGGAAAGAAAAAGGAAAAGAAAATTCCTGTCAATACGATGACGTTGGAAGAGCGGCTTGCCCATTATGTCGTGGAGGGGACGAAGGAAGGATTGATCCCGGACCTGGAGAAGGCTCTGGAACAATATGATACCCCGCTTTCGATCATAAACGGACCGCTGATGGACGGGATGTCCGAGGTGGGAAGGCTGTTCAACGATAACCAATTGATCGTGGCGGAAGTGCTGCAGAGTGCGGAAGTAATGAAAGCCGCTGTCGCACACTTGGAGCCGCACATGGAACAGAATGATGCCACAGCATCCAAAGGAAAGGTCATCCTGGCAACGGTGAAAGGTGATGTCCATGACATCGGAAAAAATTTGGTCGACATCATTTTGAGCAACAATGGCTACAATGTGGTCGACCTCGGGATAAAAGTGACACCTTCAGATTTAATCCAGGCGATTCGGGTAGAAAAACCCGATATTATCGGACTGTCAGGATTATTGGTGAAGTCGGCCCAGCAAATGGTGATAACGGCGCAGGATTTGAAGCAGTCAAATATTGATGTGCCACTGATCGTCGGTGGGGCTGCACTTACAAGGAAATTCACATCAGGAAAAATCGCTAGGGAATATGAGGGGCTTGTGCTCTATGCCAAAGATGCGATGGACGGCTTGAGCATCATGAATTCGGTTCAGGATAAAGACAAACGAAAGCAGCTGGGAGAAGAGTTGAAGGCCAAGCAGGCCCAGCTGGAAAGCTACGACAGAGCACCGGCAAAACAGGAAGAACAATCGGCAGTTGCCGTGAAAGTGAAATCGGATGTTTCCACGGGTGTGGAGGTCATGGTCCCGCCAGATTTCGATCCGCATATCATCAAGGAATACACCGTTTCCCACGTGGAGCCATATATCAATATGCAAATGCTGCTTGGCCACCATTTGGGCATCAAAGGGAAAGTATCCCGATTGTTGGAAGAAGGAGATCAAAGAACGCTGGAATTCAAAGAAGTTGTCGATGATCTACTCTTAAAAGCGAAAATGGATGGGCTGATTCAAACCTCAGCCTTGTATCAATTTTTCCCTGCCCAATCCGATGGGGAAGATGTATTGATCTATGATCCGAACAATGAAGGGGAGATTCTTGAACGTTTTACGTTTCCACGGCAAAAGAAGAGTCCATATTTATGCTTGGCGGATTATTTGAAATCCACCGATAGCGGAGTGATGGACTATGTCGGCTTCTTCTCGGTCACGGCTGGACATAAAATCAGGGAATGGGCCAAGCAGCTCAAGGAGAGTGGACGCTACCTCGAAAGCCATGTCCTGCAGGCATTGGCGCTTGAGACGGCAGAAGGTCTGGCGGAGCGCGTGCACGAAATGATGAGAAGCCGCTGGGGGTTCCCGGATCCAACGGACTTTACAATGAGGGACCGATTCATGACGAAATACCGGGGACAGCGTTTTTCTTTCGGATACCCAGCCTGTCCAGATTTGGATGATCAAAAGAAACTATTCAAGCTCATCCAGCCTGAAAAGATCGGCATCGAATTGACCGACGACTGTATGATGGAGCCTGAAGCTTCTGTCACCGCCATGGTCTTTGCCCACCCGGAAGCGAAGTATTTTAATGTGTTATAG
- a CDS encoding HesA/MoeB/ThiF family protein, translated as MRPKFKEIMKPVIPFDQSVRIGFEGSIFDIENPDGITIHMIELFDGKNSLEDIAQEMSISKEDVEEAVEMFNSIGLIEDWGENGLAYLNEEQLERYRANLTFFSNYADIHTKRFQFQRKLKDATVAVLGLGGASLDLACLAGMGVGRIIGLDYDQVELSNLNRQFLYSEKDIGTLKADAAFRRVKEMNSDIEIEVINKKITDAGSLIEVLKEADIVINGIDTPGIIATRWVNSACVFLNIPLLQGGISNTNIIWEKILPNSSGCYDCFLINFLRKDPYFEHQLLALYNQTFEKRNTAIAPHVALLSGFITSEITKLLCGHEEPMQASMSHILNTKTMRIMAEHKWERIPECPTCGNHKHHTLEPVNIDTLLSIAKQKEALL; from the coding sequence ATGAGGCCAAAATTTAAAGAAATCATGAAGCCTGTCATCCCATTTGATCAGTCAGTCCGCATCGGGTTTGAAGGGTCGATTTTTGATATAGAAAATCCGGATGGAATTACCATACATATGATTGAATTGTTTGATGGGAAGAACAGTCTTGAAGATATCGCCCAAGAAATGTCCATCAGTAAAGAAGACGTGGAAGAGGCGGTGGAAATGTTCAATAGCATCGGCTTGATCGAAGATTGGGGAGAAAATGGGCTGGCATATCTAAATGAGGAGCAGCTGGAGCGATATCGCGCGAATCTAACATTCTTCTCAAATTACGCAGATATCCATACCAAAAGGTTTCAGTTTCAACGTAAGCTAAAGGATGCGACTGTTGCTGTCCTGGGCTTGGGAGGGGCAAGCCTGGATTTAGCCTGCTTAGCGGGTATGGGAGTCGGAAGAATCATTGGGTTGGATTATGACCAAGTGGAGCTCAGCAATTTGAACAGGCAATTTCTTTATTCGGAAAAAGATATAGGGACGTTGAAGGCTGATGCAGCGTTTAGAAGAGTGAAAGAAATGAATAGTGATATCGAAATTGAGGTCATCAATAAAAAAATTACCGATGCCGGAAGTTTAATAGAGGTTTTAAAAGAAGCCGATATCGTAATCAATGGCATTGATACTCCGGGGATCATTGCCACGAGGTGGGTGAACTCAGCTTGTGTCTTTTTAAATATCCCATTGCTGCAGGGAGGCATCAGCAATACCAATATCATTTGGGAGAAAATCCTCCCGAACTCAAGCGGATGCTATGATTGTTTCCTCATAAATTTTTTGAGAAAAGACCCATACTTTGAGCACCAGCTTCTCGCATTATATAATCAAACGTTTGAAAAGAGAAATACTGCGATTGCGCCACATGTCGCTTTATTAAGCGGTTTTATAACTTCCGAAATCACGAAGCTCCTCTGTGGACATGAAGAACCGATGCAGGCATCGATGTCTCATATTCTTAATACGAAAACGATGAGGATAATGGCAGAACATAAGTGGGAAAGGATTCCAGAGTGTCCGACATGCGGAAATCATAAGCATCACACATTGGAACCGGTGAATATCGATACGCTCCTATCCATTGCAAAGCAAAAGGAAGCGTTACTATGA